Proteins encoded in a region of the Streptomyces sp. NBC_01298 genome:
- a CDS encoding CocE/NonD family hydrolase: MVRTVRTTSTAAAMAAVLAAAALGLAPHQAQAAPARTIAAASEAAPAVTFHDIPGSGGITLKGNVFTPAGAAAGAKYPLIVLPTSWGLPQIEYIAQAKQLADSGYVVVSYTSRGFWLSGGEIETAGPKDVADVSAVIDWALANTPADAAHIGTGGVSYGAGISLLASASDPRIKAVVALSGWADLIESIYSGRTQHLQAAALLGGAGFLTGRPGPELQQILGDFLGSRLDREPQMIEWGKKRSAAEKVDAINANGAAIMLGNAWGDTIFPPNQYAKFFEKLTGPKRLEFRPGDHATAELTGLLGLPNDTWTNAHRWFDHYLKGAPNGVDAEAPVQIKPRSDGGYEGYADWKSVGSGGAQKLTLSDSEHLFTGIDSGANGGIVMLSSLLDQISQAPPTASIPLLPRAFAAVWQSPRYEEERRVRGTVKLHTTVTPSKSDGTFVAYLYDVGPLGIGKLISNAPYTFHGKPAGQAFGVDLELFSTAYDVPAGHRLAVVVDTVDPLYIEHNPTGAQLTFSSPRTDPSYVSVPLREQ, encoded by the coding sequence ATGGTCCGCACGGTCCGCACCACCAGCACCGCGGCCGCCATGGCAGCCGTACTCGCGGCAGCCGCCCTGGGCCTGGCCCCCCATCAGGCCCAGGCGGCTCCCGCACGCACGATCGCCGCCGCATCGGAAGCCGCACCGGCGGTCACCTTCCACGACATCCCCGGCTCCGGCGGCATCACCCTCAAGGGCAACGTCTTCACCCCCGCCGGCGCGGCAGCCGGCGCGAAGTATCCGCTGATCGTGCTGCCGACCAGCTGGGGCCTGCCGCAGATCGAATACATCGCCCAGGCCAAGCAGCTCGCCGACTCCGGCTACGTGGTGGTCAGTTACACCTCCCGCGGCTTCTGGCTCTCCGGCGGCGAGATCGAGACCGCCGGCCCGAAGGACGTCGCCGACGTCTCGGCCGTCATCGACTGGGCGCTCGCGAACACCCCGGCCGACGCCGCCCACATCGGCACGGGCGGGGTCTCGTACGGCGCCGGCATCAGCCTGCTGGCCTCCGCGAGCGATCCGCGCATCAAGGCCGTGGTCGCGCTCAGCGGCTGGGCCGATCTCATCGAGTCCATCTACTCCGGCCGCACCCAGCACCTCCAGGCCGCCGCCCTGCTCGGCGGCGCCGGCTTCCTCACCGGGCGCCCCGGCCCCGAACTCCAGCAGATCCTCGGCGACTTCCTCGGCTCCAGGCTGGACAGGGAACCGCAGATGATCGAGTGGGGCAAGAAGCGCTCCGCCGCCGAGAAGGTGGACGCCATCAACGCCAACGGCGCCGCGATCATGCTCGGCAACGCCTGGGGCGACACCATCTTCCCGCCCAACCAGTACGCGAAGTTCTTCGAGAAGCTGACCGGGCCCAAGCGCCTGGAGTTCCGTCCCGGCGACCACGCCACCGCCGAGCTGACCGGGCTCCTCGGACTGCCCAACGACACCTGGACCAACGCCCACCGCTGGTTCGACCACTACCTCAAGGGCGCGCCCAACGGCGTCGACGCCGAGGCCCCGGTGCAGATCAAGCCCCGCAGCGACGGCGGGTACGAGGGCTATGCCGACTGGAAGTCGGTCGGCTCCGGCGGCGCCCAGAAGCTGACGCTCTCCGACAGCGAGCACCTCTTCACGGGCATCGACTCCGGCGCCAACGGCGGGATCGTCATGCTCTCCAGCCTGCTCGACCAGATCTCCCAGGCGCCACCCACCGCCTCCATCCCGCTGCTCCCCCGCGCCTTCGCCGCCGTCTGGCAGTCCCCGCGCTACGAGGAGGAGCGCCGCGTCCGGGGCACGGTCAAGCTGCACACCACCGTCACGCCCTCGAAGTCGGACGGCACCTTCGTCGCGTACCTCTACGACGTGGGCCCGCTCGGCATCGGGAAGCTGATCAGCAACGCCCCGTACACCTTCCACGGCAAGCCGGCCGGCCAGGCCTTCGGGGTGGACCTGGAGCTCTTCTCCACGGCCTACGACGTCCCGGCCGGGCACCGCCTCGCGGTGGTCGTCGACACCGTCGACCCGCTGTACATCGAGCACAACCCGACCGGCGCGCAGCTGACCTTCTCCTCGCCGCGCACCGATCCCTCGTACGTCTCGGTGCCGCTGCGCGAGCAGTGA